The Malus domestica chromosome 13, GDT2T_hap1 genome includes a window with the following:
- the LOC139190978 gene encoding uncharacterized protein, whose translation MNSASSIILHLTELYGKRTRNRRFSTVSELVKTKMVKGALVHQHVLKMIGLIEQLENLGTPLDGELAQDFILASLSATFSLFVMNYNMNKMDSTLSELLNMLVTVEKIMKKENIVGTAAVAYNKPSTSKAKPKGKGT comes from the coding sequence ATGAACAGTGCATCCTCcatcatactccatcttacggagttatatggtaaaaggacgcgcaaccgtcgcttcaGCACTGtgagtgaacttgtgaagaccaaaatGGTTAAGGGGGCCCTAgtacatcaacatgtactgaagatgattggACTTATTGAACAACTGGAGAACctaggtactccacttgacggggaattggcccaggactttatcttggcttctctttctgcaACATTCTCGTTGTTCGTTATGAACTACAACATGAACAAGATGGATAgcactctctctgagttactaaacatgttagtaaccgttgagaagattatgaagaaagagaacattgtggggactgctgcagtagcctacaacaagccatctaCTTCCAAGGCTAAGCCGAAAGGCAAAGGCACTTAG